The Rhizoctonia solani chromosome 4, complete sequence genome contains a region encoding:
- a CDS encoding oxysterol binding protein encodes MTTAPYDPSRGVAALAHASHLSAGIPEAAVPNDILCRGWMLKKRRKKMQGYARRYFVLTNSGVLSYSFDPKSPTRDSILLRHASLSSSERRRDIHIDSGTSTFHVRALTQDDFSLWIGSCRKFVNISGEIEHEEPLPAEGAGTGAKAGHTRSYSRSMSLGIMSDQRKALGLLGEMSKTLHDLEEAIAMVKEDDSKKKHHNSTKSKKDKEVKEKEKEKEGLFGLFSGSHKKSSTPTMTTEPLSPPPVSEDGTLVGATPRVSFAGSVASAPSTVHSYLTSTIQTLKTQHSALTTLLEARNITPIPNRTASPLMGAAIDLSRSRSVSRVSRHSMASEVTSQMWFDASDGADEFFLDADESESGAIRAVSEKHSDVESDEECEDVVDEESSEDEPEPEPAPTLESDVSAIPSTAVVRRTKLPAPNTGEEGSLFAVLKKNVGKDLSTVSFPVSFNEPISVLQRLAEDVEYTNLLDEAVAASDPVDRIALVTAFAVSGYACTLHRASRKPFNPMLGETFEDIRLGFIAEKVSHHPPIMACHAHGDGWEFWCTSGAKNKFWGKSLEIIPMGAAYVRIGDEVYSWQKPSSFMRNLIAGNRYLEHVGPMSITSTAGHRCDLDFKEGGFWGSTLNHVGGSILSPDSKIVSKIEGTWHEGLSQHLDTKGSHLKVLWRPNPFPPFADQYYGFTGFTITLNELTPDLVGVVPPTDSRLRPDQRAMEEGRIDDADRLKIQLEEGQRARRRAREEAGEEWKPQWFEQGTDGEWKYKGGYWETRKTGKWSSVQLW; translated from the exons ATGACTACAGCGCCATACGATCCTAGCCGGGGTGTGGCAGCGCTTGCACACGCTTCTCACCTTAGTGCTGGCATTCCTGAGGCCGCCGTTCCGAATGATATACTTTGTAGAGGATGGATGCTCAAGAAACGAAGGAAGAAGATGCAAG GTTATGCGCGCCGGTACTTTGTCCTCACCAACTCGGGCGTCCTCTCTTACTCGTTCGATCCCAAATCACCCACGCGGGATTCGATCCTCTTGCGCCATGCATCGTTATCGAGCAGCGAACGACGGAGAGATATTCATATCGATTCGGGAACGTCGACGTTTCACGTACGTGCCCTCACACAAGACGATTTCAGCTTGTGGATCGGGTCGTGTCG GAAATTTGTGAATATTTCTGGAGAGATTGAGCATGAAGAGCCTCTGCCCGCTGAAGGAGCTGGAACAGGTGCAAAGGCTGGTCATACGAGGTCGTATAGTCGGAGTATGAGCCTTGGAATTATGAGTGATCAGAGAAAGGCATTGGGATTATTGGGTGAGATGTCCAAG ACGCTACATGACTTGGAGGAAGCCATCGCGATGGTCAAAGAGGATGATTCCAAGAAGAAACATCATAACAGTACCAAGTCAAAGAAAGATAAGGAGGTTAAagaaaaagagaaagagaaagagggTCTATTCGGCTTGTTTTCGGGCTCACACAAGAAAT CTTCAACTCCTACAATGACAACCGAACCACTTTCTCCCCCTCCTGTATCCGAAGACGGGACGTTGGTAGGAGCGACTCCACGCGTGTCCTTTGCCGGCTCGGTGGCATCTGCACCCTCGACAGTTCACTCGTACCTAACAAGCACGATCCAAACCCTCAAAACACAGCACTCGGCGCTCACAACTCTCCTCGAAGCACGCAACATCACACCCATACCCAACCGAACAGCATCTCCCCTCATGGGAGCTGCTATCGACTTGTCCCGCTCACGTTCCGTGTCACGCGTATCGAGGCACAGTATGGCTAGTGAAGTCACCTCCCAGATGTGGTTCGACGCGAGCGATGGCGCGGACGAGTTCTTTTTGGACGCAGATGAGAGTGAGAGTGGGGCTATCAGGGCTGTGAGCGAGAAACATTCGGATGTGGAATCAGACGAAGAGTGCGAGGATGTTGTAGATGAGGAGAGTTCAGAGGATGAGCCCGAGCCCGAGCCTGCCCCTACACTCGAGAGTGATGTTTCCGCTATTCCCTCGACTGCTGTAGTAAGGCGAACGAAGCTTCCGGCACCAAATACAGGCGAAGAGGGCAGTTTGTTTGCCGTATTGAAGAAGAACGTCGGAAAG GACCTTTCGACAGTTTCGTTCCCTGTTAGCTTCAATGAACCAATTAGTGTTTTGCAAAG GCTAGCCGAAGATGTCGAATATACGAACCTGCTTGACGAGGCGGTCGCCGCATCCGATCCAGTGGACCGAATTGCTCTGGTAACTGCATTCGCGGTATCCGGCTACGCATGTACCCTGCACCGAGCCAGTCGCAAGCCTTT CAACCCGATGCTTGGCGAGACTTTTGAAGACATCCGTCTAGGTTTCATCGCAGAAAAGGTCAGCCATCATCCCCCTATCATGGCTTGCCATGCGCATGGAGACGGGTGGGAGTTTTGGTGTACGAGTGGTGCCAAGAATAAATTCTGGG GCAAGTCATTGGAGATTATACCAATGGGTGCAGCATATGTCCGGATCGGAGATGAAGTTTACAGTTGGCAAAAGCCTTCGTCCTTTATGCGTAATCTTATCGCTGGAAACCGATACCTTGAACACGTTGGACCGATGAGTATCACTTCCACAGCTGGGCACAGGTGTGATCTCGACTTCAAAGAGGGGGGGTTCTGGGGCTCGACGCTTAACCACGTGGGAGGCTCCATTCTTTCTCCTGATTCCAAGATCGTGTCCAAGATTGAAGGAACGTGGCATGAAGGGTTATCGCAGCACCTCGATACAAAAGGATCTCATTTGAAGGTCCTTTGGCGGCCGAACCCATTCCCTCCGTTTGCCGACCAGTATTACGGATTCACGGGATTTACAATTACGCTCAACGAGTTGACTCCCGATCTGGTTGGGGTGGTGCCTCCCACTGATTCAAGACTACGACCGGACCAACGAGCGATGGAAGAGGGCCGGATAGACGATGCAGATCGATTAAAGATACAATTGGAAGAAGGACAGCGTGCCAGGAGACGAGCTCGAGAAGAAGCAGGAGAAGAGTGGAAGCCCCAGTGGTTCGAGCAGGGTACAGATGGGGAGTGGAAGTACAAAGGAGGCTACTGGGAGACAAGAAAGACGGGCAAGTGGAGCTCTGTCCAGTTGTGGTAG
- a CDS encoding general transcriptional corepressor ssn6 — protein MANHHHYHLPPHPAHPAHPPYPHPPPPGTPLATNGSAASPVPAPMSTPSARGPPAAAPPVIPHPATQLPALQKLAQANEQTWLLIGNLQRENGDVWSALGHCFLMKDDLQNAYSAYQQALYYLPNPKLQDPKLWYGIGILYDRYGSLEHAEEAFSSVLRMDKDFDKADEIFFRLGIIYKQQQKYEEALKCFERIHRNPPAPLTNIDIWFQIGHVYEQMKDYTAAKDAYERVLKDSPNHAKVLQQLGWLYHQAGAPFANQDTAIVLLTKSLESDPADPQSWYLLGRAYMAGQKYQKAYESYQQAVYRDGRNPTFWCSIGVLYYNINQFRDALDAYSRAIRINPYISEVWFDLGSLYESCNNQISDAIDAYARAAELDPGNPHIAQRLNLLRNVQANGGTLPAAPGPQDIHPTAYAGGGPMNPMHTPVGPPPPLTGGPAIGSAAPRPVRPDSRGPPPDVIGGSSRELPALGLGGPNARGGSPPPFHAPPPVQLDESGRGSSTRLPQMPPMDLDRAPPSTSLFRSQSQGPNANPNQLPPPPALTASAAGYSESNRRTRSPSPHHLPPPGNYVGRPGPNSHGPGSNYPGAYPNGDPAWERERSGREREREREREREREREREARDRDSDREGRSSRARQPSVSDRVKVEILNQQQNGDRFFPGRGGPPSPVASRYDPRRSPPPPERLPAAGRSPYIPAPPQPNAPHPGYWDRERERERERGAPIKAPSRQHSPAPRDVPTPSNSRRYDPRMDIDQESPRGEYWPTDLPHPGPNALDRDRYSATPDGSRRGRGPEVPPHGSESPTPGGSGRGPAPEPVGKTARRRGAQAAAPAPVQQQPPPPPPKEKKERKPPTKRGGREGSAVPPEREMSAPAPRAAPSSAPVSQAAPQHPTFKVTLGDNNNTLPPPPIPGTTGANHHRSQSGSNGSARSRATPSPTMGPPRREVDEDYDEGVADALMGLSGLKTQAMRSRTASVHSVASPGPHAQSMRHDAFAPPVNRSPPVSTARPSSPYGRPTSSIPAHPPSPQSMRNGASGRSPPSSFARRGSEQPRDKTPSLKRGMDDDASGPLEKRHRVDVLNHPVPTVFPPPPSTDARSSPNIGLGRARFDPVLSAADIRMDTDSPKGEPALPPIATLPPPPDSPPRGAKGDGDDGRSASERSGGSRTGSPAAARAENGA, from the exons ATGGCCAACCATCACCACTACCATCTTCCTCCTCACCCGGCCCACCCGGCCCATCCCCCATACCCGCACCCGCCACCTCCTGGCACCCCACTGGCCACCAACGGCTCTGCTGCCAGTCCCGTGCCAGCCCCCATGTCCACCCCCTCTGCTCGCGGCCCTCCTGCTGCCGCCCCCCCAGTCATCCCCCACCCCGCTACTCAGCTCCCGGCCCTCCAGAAGCTCGCACAGGCCAACGAACAGACATGGTTACTCATAGGCAA CCTTCAACGCGAAAACGGCGATGTATGGAGCGCCCTTGGCCACTGCTTCCTCATGAAGGATGATCTCCAGAATGCTTATTCCGCCTATCAACAAGCGCTTTACTACCTTCCGAACCCCAAG CTGCAGGATCCGAAACTTTGGTACGGAATCGGGATCTTGTACGACCGTTATGGCTCTTTAGAACATGCCGAGGAAGCCTTTTCGAGCGTTCTTCGCATGGACAAGGACTTTGACAAGGCCGATGAAATATTTTTCCGTCTCGGGATCATTTataaacaacaacaaaagtATGAGGAAGCGCTCAAG TGCTTCGAACGCATTCATCGGAACCCACCTGCTCCTTTGACAAACATTGACATTTGGTTCCAAATCGGCCACGTGTATGAGCAAATGAAAGAT TACACTGCTGCCAAAGATGCCTATGAGCGTGTTCTCAAGGACAGCCCCAATCACGCCAAGGTGCTCCAACAGCTCGGATGGCTTTACCACCAGGCTGGGGCGCCCTTTGCGAATCAAGATACGGCGATTGTCCTCTTGACCAAGAGCCTCGAATCAG ATCCAGCCGACCCTCAGAGTTGGTACCTACTGGGTCGTGCCTATATGGCCGGCcaaaaataccaaaaagcCTACGAGTCCTACCAGCAGGCGGTTTATCGTGATGGCCGCAATCCTACCTTCTGGTGCAGCATTGGGGTGCTATATTATAATATCAACCAATTCCGCGACGCTCTTGATGCTTACTCGCGCGCTATTCGCATAAACCCTTATATTTCCGAAGTATGGTTCGATCTTGGTTCTCTTTACGAGAGCTGTAACAACCAGATATCGGACGCTATCGATGCTTATGCACGCGCTGCGGAGCTCGATCCGGGAAATCCTCATATTGCACAACGTTTGAATTTGCTCCGTAATGTACAAGCGAATGGAGGAACACTCCCCGCGGCACCCGGCCCTCAAGATATCCACCCTACGGCTTATGCTGGCGGCGGGCCCATGAATCCTATGCACACCCCGGTTGgccctccacctcctcttACTGGGGGTCCTGCTATTGGATCTGCCGCGCCTCGTCCTGTTCGCCCAGACTCTCGTGGACCCCCACCCGACGTCATTGGCGGATCATCGCGCGAACTTCCTGCTCTCGGCCTCGGTGGGCCCAATGCCCGCGGTGGATCTCCTCCACCATTCCACGCCCCTCCACCCGTTCAGCTGGACGAGTCAGGTCGTGGCTCGAGCACTCGTTTGCCGCAGATGCCTCCCATGGACCTTGACCGTGCACCTCCTTCCACTTCGCTCTTCCGTTCCCAGTCTCAAGGTCCCAACGCCAACCCGAACCAActcccgcctccaccagcccTTACTGCCAGTGCTGCCGGCTATTCCGAGAGCAACCGCCGCACTCGAAGCCCGTCACCTCATCATCTCCCACCTCCAGGAAATTATGTAGGACGCCCAGGTCCGAATagccatggacctggatcGAACTATCCTGGCGCTTACCCGAATGGTGATCCAGCTTGGGAGCGTGAAAGGAGCGGGCGTGAGCGCGAACGCGAACGCGAACGCGAACGTGAGAGGGAACGTGAACGTGAGGCTCGTGACCGCGACTCTGACCGAGAGGGCCGCAGCAGCCGTGCTAGACAACCGAGTGTGTCCGATCGTGTCAAGGTTGAGATCCTGAACCAGCAGCAGAATGGTGATCGGTTTTTTCCTGGCCGAGGAGGACCACCCTCCCCTGTAGCTTCTCGTTACGATCCTCGCCGCtcccccccacctccagAGCGCCTACCAGCTGCAGGTCGATCGCCATATATCCCCGCGCCTCCTCAGCCCAATGCACCTCATCCTGGATACTGGGATCGTGAACGTGAACGCGAACGTGAGCGCGGTGCTCCTATCAAGGCGCCATCTCGCCAACACTCGCCGGCTCCACGTGACGTACCCACTCCTTCGAATTCTCGCCGCTATGATCCCCGGATGGATATCGACCAAGAATCTCCCAGGGGTGAATATTGGCCTACTGATCTGCCTCACCCTGGGCCGAATGCTCTCGATCGCGATAGGTACAGCGCGACTCCTGACGGCAGCAGACGCGGTCGTGGTCCCGAGGTCCCACCCCATGGATCCGAGAGCCCCACTCCTGGCGGCTCGGGACGCGGCCCAGCCCCGGAGCCAGTCGGCAAGACAGCTCGTCGCCGTGGCGCTCAGGCTGCGGCTCCCGCGCCCGTTCAACAACAACCACCGCCGCCACCGcccaaggagaagaaggagCGCAAGCCCCCGACAAAACGGGGTGGGCGTGAAGGCAGTGCCGTCCCCCCGGAACGTGAAATGTCAGCTCCGGCTCCTCGTGCAGCCCCTAGTTCTGCCCCTGTATCCCAGGCCGCTCCTCAGCACCCTACTTTCAAGGTAACCCTCGGGGACAATAACAATACACTTCCTCCTCCACCTATCCCGGGTACAACTGGTGCAAACCACCATCGTTCGCAATCTGGATCCAATGGCTCGGCTCGCTCGCGTGCTACACCTAGTCCCACCATGGGACCACCGCGTCGAGAAGTTGATGAGGATTACGACGAGGGTGTGGCTGATGCCTTGATGGGGTTGTCTGGGCTCAAGACTCAGGCCATGCGATCCCGTACCGCATCTGTGCATTCGGTCGCGTCCCCCGGACCTCATGCGCAGAGCATGAGACATGATGCATTCGCTCCTCCCGTGAACCGTTCGCCACCCGTCTCGACCGCGCGACCATCTTCGCCCTATGGCCGCCCGACGTCCTCTATTCCCGCCCATCCGCCATCGCCTCAATCGATGCGCAACGGAGCCTCGGGCCGTTCTCCTCCAAGCTCATTTGCAAGGCGCGGATCAGAACAGCCACGCGACAAGACACCTTCTCTGAAGCGCGGGATGGACGATGATGCATCTGGTCCTCTCGAGAAGCGTCATCGGGTTGATGTGCTGAACCATCCGGTCCCTACGGTGttcccaccaccaccttcGACCGATGCGCGCTCTTCCCCCAACATAGGTCTAGGCCGCGCCCGATTCGACCCTGTATTGTCAGCGGCTGACATCCGGATGGATACGGATTCGCCCAAGGGAGAGCCGGCTCTTCCCCCCATTGCGActctaccaccaccacctgaTTCTCCCCCGcgtggtgccaagggcgATGGTGACGACGGACGGAGTGCTTCAGAGCGTTCTGGCGGATCGCGCACCGGTTCGCCAGCAGCGGCTCGTGCAGAGAATGGAGCTTGA
- a CDS encoding coiled-coil vesicle tethering family A protein, with translation MTGNTDLEDSQPRLTANHNETPAQLLMDDDARGSNRVSGMADVDSRSDDGDITGIYDTSVGGGTRGGADIDAVEHALDHIESRPAHTRTGSEFDPDARNSEPSPDVNLDLSSVEDAAGDGAILTRDYVHPLAAAQLAPGKILVSGQIQGQIGKTASVRSRGRVPDALEVLPLDEHVSTRTRRRAIPHSSYYSGPPGLDSAYGSDPVAQIGVHYPREILRIERDYSGGELCQFHPTFPLELEGRITPVQHQESMNSINEVLISAHSLLPSFVYNSVAILTLYVSTLFVSSHYDKEMQRLRLLIDQLNREVYNPQGLNILWPQRTAFLFLEIEYY, from the exons ATGACGGGAAACACGGACTTGGAAGATTCGCAGCCTCGGTTAACAGCCAACCACAACGAGACGCCGGCTCAGCTCTTGATGGATGATGATGCAAGGG GCAGCAATCGAGTATCTGGCATGGCCGACGTGGATAGCAGGAGCGACGATGGGGATATTACTGGCATCTACGACACTAGCGTTGGTGGAGGTACCCGAGGGGGAGCTGATATCGACGCTGTTGAACATGCATTGGATCATATAGAATCCCGTCCAGCGCACACACGCACTGGATCCGAATTCGACCCCGACGCACGCAACTCGGAGCCAAGTCCAGACGTCAACTTGGACTTGTCCTCGGTTGAAGATGCCGCTGGGGACGGAGCCATTCTCACACGTGATTATGTTCACCCCCTTGCTGCTGCCCAACTTGCCCCTGGAAAAATACTCGTGTCGGGTCAGATCCAGGGCCAGATAGGAAAGACGGCTAGTGTCAGGAGTCGGGGGAGAGTCCCAGATGCGTTGGAGGTTTTGCCGCTCGATGAACATGT CTCGACCAGGACTCGTCGGAGAGCAATACCCCATTCATCGTATTATAGTGGTCCTCCGGGACTGGACTCCGCCTACGGTTCAGATCCAGTCGCTCAGATAGGTGTTCATTATCCAAGGGAGATTTTGAGGATCGAGAGGGACTACTCTGGGGGCGAACTTTGTCA GTTCCACCCAACATTCCCACTCGAACTCGAAGGCCGC ATCACCCCTGTTCAACATCAAGAATCCATGAACTCAATCAACGAAGTTCTTATCAGTGCACACAGCCTACTTCCGAGCTTTGTCTACAACTCGGTCGCCATTCTGACCTTGTATGTGTCGACGTTGTTTGTTTCGTCGCACTACGACAAG GAAATGCAACGACTAAGGTTGTTGATTGATCAACTCAATAGAGAGGTGTACAACCCACAGGGTCTGAATATCCTTTGGCCCCAGAGGACGGCGTTCCTCTTT CTGGAGATTGAGTATTAT TAA
- a CDS encoding F-box-like protein, translating into MKLLSLPSEIIIRILALAEPPDIIRCGMVCRLFRQIIEPLAEFQYLIKLDSLGYVPPGSLRLDLSYKEMVFVLNQHQDKWGSDTHTRVDMYKLRDLESRSMTYDFHGGYYVRGSSLPGMGDYTRRLDVYQLPSVNKNSEWREWTHPDIGVDVRDFVLQTDYDLLVLLEAGEPISDHETTEDSPDALQHIKIHLRSLETGQPHPAAACPILECQLPSYMQSMCSFYAQVVGRYISVFFQVLAWRGTRSYELKIWDWTTGKLISYIGTSIDGAESFTFLSDQLILIPCPVTFTDGGLRHQAHLDIYKFDEPSTDDAIAQPAQLIASLYLPEVPEVTGTRFIISRFSCRCDPPPSPSAQIAVPYVGRPKIYDLASNNRVLCVAMEALNIRVNTGGRTRTKSMLYISCADLVDMVMDILDKSTQESTVVTIPWKDWGNKASWVDIGQIYTGNQCYVHGQRTVGLVYARNENIAEDAEEETTRIHSLVIFDFDPVRVKQASRQVRRGVRISDPKAESAWDIPAEETKLMRNLFLAGETKADRLFSVRSTLINEEFHSPYCYVMIDEEHVVIVLQDLGGRKSSEGFVEVVSDDSAELQYLIELYSFGYVAPGNPRRDLLSTEKVQLLKQHQKRWKSTSWTQVDVYPLKKRNPNGDTSTYDYCGGVYAQGSSFPGGQYTRRLDLYQIPSVNKDIPWKQWSFDDLGVDTRDFVMQPEYDLLVLLESNQTVLYPNSAGINEGEPDRTHHFTIHLRTLGTNEPHPDAARPTINYSTPSYRRTTSSFYFQIVGRYLAVQFLVTNASGSDKFKLRVWDWTTGKDVTYIEPWKPGAKTFTFLSDQLILIPYLEVVSTGGVGLLHPRTHGKMAVFTFNEPNDDNPAEGARQIATFELPDSSSPFLYLQGLSCRCDPAPGPSFRSATRHDSRPKLFDLAPESRVLCLKMKSPGVIPIDEMESTLYIQFTDLIDAVTHLLEGPTDKPVLNIPWENWVKGTSWVDTDLLYTGNECYVYGQRVVSVGLDHTDDDSDLNEITAALLRRRSSLCLFDFDPIRNKREILLTESEIEIFYPKTDTVLGTWSDGPSLRNTFVEGEHAADTPFALRKTLINERLDQHYYVMVDDEHILMAQQRRGRESSLIVYSFN; encoded by the exons ATGAAATTACTCTCGTTGCCAAGTGAGATTATTATTCGTATACTTGCTCTCGCAGAACCACCGGATATCATACGATGCGGAATG GTTTGCCGTTTATTTCGGCAAATTATCGAACCTTTAGCCGAGTTCCAATACTTAATCAAACTTGATTCTCTTGGTTATGTTCCACCTGGGAGCCTTCGCCTCGACCTCTCTTATAAAGAAATGGTGTTCGTTCTAAATCAGCATCAGGATAAGTGGGGAAGTGACACGCATACGAGAGTGGACATGTACAAGCTCAGGGATCTCGAATCTCGCAGTATGACATACGACTTCCACGGAGGCTACTATGTGCGAGGGTCGTCTCTTCCTGGAATGGGCGACTACACCCGCCGCTTAGATGTCTACCAGCTACCTTCGGTCAACAAAAATAGCGAATGGAGAGAGTGGACACATCCTGATATAGGAGTTGACGTACGAGATTTTGTACTACAAACCGACTATGACCTACTTGTTTTGCTTGAGGCTGGAGAGCCTATAAGTGACCACGAGACTACCGAGGACTCTCCCGATGCCTTGCAACATATCAAAATACACCTACGCTCTCTTGAGACCGGCCAGCCCCACCCAGCTGCTGCGTGCCCTATACTTGAGTGCCAACTACCGTCTTACATGCAATCCATGTGCTCCTTTTATGCCCAGGTGGTAGGGAGATACATTTCTGTCTTTTTTCAAGTACTGGCTTGGCGTGGGACTCGTTcctatgagctgaaaatatGGGACTGGACAACTGGGAAGCTCATCTCG TATATAGGGACATCGATAGATGGAGCTGAATCCTTCACTTTTCTATCCGATCAGTTGATTCTAATACCATGTCCCGTCACCTTCACCGATGGAGGGTTGAGGCACCAAGCCCATTTGGATATCTACAAATTCGACGAACCCTCAACAGATGATGCTATCGCTCAACCAGCCCAACTAATTGCTTCGCTCTATCTTCCAGAGGTTCCAGAGGTGACGGGAACTCGGTTTATCATATCTAGGTTTTCATGCCGGTGTGACCCTCCGCCTTCCCCTTCCGCTCAAATAGCCGTCCCTTATGTCGGGCGTCCAAAAATATATGACTTAGCGTCTAATAATCGAGTACTTTGTGTGGCTATGGAAGCTCTAAATATCAGAGTCAACACGGGGGGAAGAACGAGAACCAAGAGTATGCTGTACATCTCATGCGCGGACCTCGTGGATATGGTCATGGACATCCTCGACAAAAGCACTCAAGAGAGTACCGTGGTAACAATCCCATGGAAAGACTGGGGAAATAAGGCCTCCTGGGTGGATATTGGTCAAATCTACACAGGAAATCAGTGCTATGTACATGGCCAACGCACTGTTGGCCTTGTCTACGCCAGAAATGAAAACATTGCTGAAGACGCTGAAGAAGAGACGACTAGAATCCATTCACTTGTCATATTCGATTTTGACCCGGTACGAGTAAAACAGGCGTCTCGGCAAGTTCGGCGCGGGGTCAGGATAAGCGATCCCAAGGCCGAGAGCGCATGGGATATTCCAGCGGAAGAGACAAAGTTGATGAGGAATTTATTCCTGGCTGGAGAGACAAAAGCGGATAGACTCTTTTCTGTGCGTTCAACATTGATCAATGAAGAGTTCCATTCTCCCTATTGCTATGTCATGATCGACGAAGAACACG TTGTCATTGTGTTG CAGGACCTGGGGGGACGCAAATCATC CGAAGGATTTGTTGAAGTGGTATCAG ACGATTCGGCCGAACTCCAATATCTCATTGAACTGTATTCCTTCGGCTATGTAGCTCCTGGTAATCCTCGCCGCGACCTCCTGAGTACCGAGAAAGTACAGCTTCTCAAGCAACATCAAAAAAGATGGAAGAGCACCTCGTGGACACAAGTCGATGTCTACCCACTCAAAAAGAGAAATCCCAACGGTGATACTTCAACATACGACTATTGTGGGGGTGTTTATGCACAAGGATCTTCTTTTCCTGGCGGACAATACACTCGTCGGCTAGACCTCTATCAGATCCCTTCGGTCAACAAGGATATCCCATGGAAGCAATGGTCGTTTGACGATCTTGGCGTAGACACGAGGGATTTTGTTATGCAACCcgaatatgacttgcttgTCCTACTCGAGTCCAACCAAACCGTTCTCTATCCAAACTCAGCCGGAATCAACGAGGGTGAACCTGATCGAACACACCATTTTACGATTCACTTGCGGACCCTTGGGACCAATGAACCACACCCAGACGCAGCACGACCGACGATTAACTATAGTACTCCTTCATACAGACGCACCACCTCTTCCTTTTATTTCCAAATAGTCGGGAGGTACTTGGCTGTACAATTTTTGGTTACTAATGCCTCTGGGTCGGATAAATTCAAGTTGAGGGTTTGGGATTGGACTACTGGGAAAGACGTTACA TACATCGAGCCATGGAAACCTGGAGCCAAAACTTTTACGTTCCTTTCTGATCAACTGATACTAATTCCGTATCTCGAAGTTGTGTCCACGGGCGGTGTTGGGCTACTTCATCCCAGGACGCATGGAAAAATGGCGGTCTTTACGTTTAACGAACCCAATGACGATAATCCAGCTGAAGGGGCTCGTCAAATTGCGACTTTTGAACTCCCAGATTCGAGCAGTCCTTTCCTTTACCTTCAAGGGTTGTCATGCCGGTGTGACCCTGCACCTGGACCCTCTTTCCGATCAGCTACCCGGCATGATAGTCGTCCTAAACTGTTCGATTTGGCACCTGAAAGTCGAGTTCTTTGTTTGAAGATGAAATCACCTGGAGTAATCCCAATTGACGAGATGGAGAGCACTCTCTACATCCAATTTACGGATCTTATTGATGCCGTCACGCATTTACTTGAGGGGCCTACAGACAAACCGGTGCTCAACATCCCATGGGAGAATTGGGTGAAAGGGACTTCTTGGGTGGACACTGACCTATTGTACACAGGAAATGAGTGTTATGTATATGGGCAACGCGTCGTTAGCGTCGGTCTTGACCATACCGACGACGATAGCGATTTGAACGAAATAACTGCCGCCCTACTGCGTAGGCGCTCATCTCTCTGCCTTTTCGATTTCGATCCTATTCGAAACAAGCGTGAAATCTTATTGACCGAATCGGAGATCGAGATATTCTATCCCAAGACGGATACAGTATTAGGTACCTGGAGTGATGGGCCTTCTCTTCGGAATACATTTGTTGAAGGCGAACATGCTGCCGACACACCTTTTGCATTACGCAAGACCTTGATCAATGAGAGGCTGGATCAGCACTACTATGTAATGGTAGATGATGAACACA TTTTAATGGCCCAG CAAAGGCGCGGGCGAGAATCATCGTTGATAGTATATTCGTTCAACTAG